The following proteins are encoded in a genomic region of Sparus aurata chromosome 23, fSpaAur1.1, whole genome shotgun sequence:
- the LOC115575694 gene encoding myosin heavy chain, fast skeletal muscle-like → MSTDAEMEQYGPAAIYLRKPEKERIEAQTAPFDAKTAVFVAEPTEMYLKGKLVKKEGGKATVETDCGKSITVKEDEIHPRNPPKYDKIEDMAMMTHLNEPCVLYNLKERYASWMIYTYSGLFCVVVNPYKWLPVYDTTCVAAYRGKKRIEAPPHIFSISDNGYQFMLTDRENQSVLITGESGAGKTVNTKRVIQYFATIAAIGAKKADGPQQQSKIKGSLEDQIVAANPLLEAYGNAKTVRNDNSSRFGKFIRIHFGTSGKLASADIETYLLEKSRVTFQLSAERSYHIFYQLMTGHKPELLEALLITTNPYDYPMISQGEITVKSIDDVEEFIATDTAIDILGFTAEEKMGIYKLTGAVIHHGGMKFKQKQREEQAEPDGTEEADKIAYLLGLNSADMLKALCYPRVKVGNEMVTKGQTVPQVNNSVSALCKSIYEKMFLWMVIRINEMLDTKQARQFFIGVLDIAGFEIFDFNSLEQLCINFTNEKLQQFFNHTMFVLEQEEYKKEGIVWEFIDFGMDLAACIELIEKPMGIFSILEEECMFPKASDTTFKNKLHDQHLGKTKAFEKPKPGKGKAEAHFALVHYAGTVEYNIIGWLDKNKDPLNDSVVQLYQKASNKLLAMLYAAHAGADEAAGGGGKKGGKKKGGSFQTVSALFRENLGKLMTNLRSTHPHFVRCLIPNETKTPGLMENFLVIHQLRCNGVLEGIRICRKGFPSRILYGDFKQRYKVLNASVIPDGQFIDNKKASEKLLGSIDVDHTQYKFGHTKVFFKAGLLGTLEEMRDEKLASLVTMTQALCRGYLMRKEFVKMMERREAIYSIQYNVRSFMNVKNWPWMNLYFKIKPLLKSAETEKELQQMKENYDKMKTDLATALAKKKELEEKMVSLLQEKNDLQLQVAAEVENLSDAEERCEGLIKSKIQLEAKLKETTERLEDEEEINAELTAKKRKLEDECSELKKDIDDLELTLAKVEKEKHATENKVKNLTEEMASQDESIAKLTKEKKALQESHQQTLDDLQAEEDKVNTLTKAKTKLEQQVDDLEGSLEQEKKLRMDLERAKRKLEGDLKLAQESIMDLENDKQQSDEKIKKKDFEISQLLSKIEDEQSLGAQLQKKIKELQARIEELEEEIEAERAARAKVEKQRADLSRELEEISERLEEAGGATAAQIEMNKKREAEFQKLRRDLEESTLQHEATAAALRKKQADSVAELGEQIDNLQRVKQKLEKEKSEYKMEIDDLSSNMEAVAKAKSNLEKMCRTVEDQLSELKAKNDENVRQLNDVNGQKARLQTENGEFSRQLEEKEALVSQLTRGKQAFTQQIEELKRHVEEEVKAKNALAHAVQSARHDCDLLREQFEEEQEAKAELQRGMSKANSEVAQWRTKYETDAIQRTEELEEAKKKLAQRLQDAEESIEAVNSKCASLEKTKQRLQGEVEDLMIDVERANALAANLDKKQRNFDKVLSEWKQKYEEGQAELEGAQKEARSLSTELFKMKNSYEEALDQLETMKRENKNLQQEISDLTEQIGETGKSIHELEKAKKTVETEKSEIQSALEEAEGTLEHEEAKILRVQLELNQIKGEVDRKLAEKDEEMEQIKRNSQRVIDSMQSTLDSEVRSRNDALRVKKKMEGDLNEMEIQLSHANRQAAESQKQLRNVQGQLKDAQLHLDDAVRGQEDMKEQVAMVERRNGLMVAEIEELRAALDQTERGRKVAEQELVDASERVGLLHSQNTSLMNTKKKLEADLVQVQGEVDDTVQEARNAEEKAKKAITDAAMMAEELKKEQDTSSHLERMKKNLEVTVKDLQHRLDEAENLAMKGGKKQLQKLESRVRELEGEVEAEQRRGADAVKGVRKYERRVKELTYQTEEDKKNVNRLQDLVDKLQLKVKAYKRQAEEAEEQANTHMSRLRKVQHEFEEAQERADIAESQVNKLRAKSRDSGKSDSAE, encoded by the exons ATGAGTACAGATGCGGAGATGGAGCAGTATGGCCCGGCGGCCATTTACCTCCGGAAGCCAGAGAAGGAAAGGATTGAGGCACAAACCGCTCCTTTTGATGCCAAAACCGCTGTTTTTGTGGCTGAGCCTACGGAGATGTACCTCAAGGGTAAACTTGTAAAGAAAGAGGGTGGAAAAGCCACAGTGGAAACCGACTGTGGAAAG TCGATCACAGTAAAAGAGGATGAAATTCATCCCAGGAACCCTCCCAAGTATGACAAAATTGAGGACATGGCCATGATGACCCACCTCAATGAGCCTTGCGTGTTGTATAACCTCAAAGAGCGTTATGCATCATGGATGATCTAC ACCTACTCTGGGTTGTTTTGCGTTGTCGTGAATCCCTATAAGTGGCTACCTGTGTATGATACTACATGTGTAGCAGCATACAGAGGCAAGAAGAGGATTGAGGCTCCACCCCACATCTTCTCCATCTCTGACAATGGCTATCAGTTCATGCTCACTG atcGTGAGAACCAGTCTGTCCTGATTAC TGGAGAATCCGGTGCCGGAAAGACTGTCAACACCAAGCGTGTCATCCAGTACTTTGCAACAATTGCAGCTATTGGAGCTAAGAAGGCTGATGGACCGCAACAGCAAAGCAAAATCAAG GGCTCTCTTGAGGACCAAATTGTTGCAGCCAACCCTCTGTTGGAGGCCTATGGTAATGCCAAGACTGTGAGGAATGACAACTCCTCTCGTTTT GGTAAATTTATCAGGATCCACTTTGGCACTTCTGGCAAGCTGGCTTCAGCTGATATTGAAACAT aTCTGCTGGAGAAGTCTCGTGTCACCTTCCAGTTGTCTGCTGAGAGGAGCTACCATATCTTCTACCAGCTGATGACTGGCCACAAGCCTGAGCTCTTGG AGGCTCTTCTGATCACCACCAACCCCTATGACTACCCAATGATCAGTCAGGGTGAAATCACTGTGAAAAGCATTGATGATGTGGAGGAGTTCATTGCAACAGAT ACTGCTATTGACATCTTGGGCTTCACTGCTGAGGAGAAAATGGGCATCTACAAACTGACTGGAGCTGTGATTCATCATGGTGGCATGAAATTCAAGCAGAAGCAGCGTGAGGAGCAGGCTGAACCAGATGGCACTGAGG AGGCTGATAAAATCGCCTACCTCCTGGGCCTGAACTCAGCTGATATGCTGAAAGCTCTGTGCTACCCAAGAGTCAAGGTCGGCAATGAGATGGTGACCAAAGGTCAGACTGTCCCACAG GTCAACAATTCTGTCAGCGCTCTGTGCAAATCCATCTATGAGAAAATGTTCTTGTGGATGGTCATCCGTATCAATGAGATGCTGGACACAAAGCAGGCAAGACAGTTCTTCATTGGAGTGTTGGATATCGCTGGATTTGAGATCTTTGAT TTCAACAGCTTGGAGCAACTCTGCATCAACTTCACCAATGAGAAACTGCAACAGTTCTTCAACCACACAATGTTTGTCCTGGAGCAAGAGGAGTACAAGAAGGAAGGTATTGTTTGGGAGTTCATTGACTTCGGTATGGACTTGGCTGCCTGCATTGAGCTTATCGAGAAG CCAATGGGCATCTTCTCCATCCTTGAAGAGGAGTGCATGTTCCCCAAGGCCTCTGACACAACTTTCAAGAACAAGCTGCATGATCAGCATCTTGGAAAGACCAAGGCCTTTGAGAAGCCAAAGCCTGGAAAGGGCAAGGCTGAAGCTCACTTCGCCCTGGTTCACTATGCTGGCACAGTGGAATACAATATCATTGGCTGGCTGGACAAGAACAAGGACCCCCTGAACGATTCAGTTGTTCAGCTTTACCAGAAAGCTTCAAACAAACTGTTGGCCATGTTGTATGCAGCCCATGCTGGAGCTGATG aggctgctggtggtggcGGCAAGAAGGGTGGCAAGAAGAAGGGTGGTTCCTTCCAGACTGTGTCTGCTCTTTTCAGG GAGAACTTGGGCAAGCTGATGACCAACTTGAGGAGTACTCACCCTCACTTTGTCCGCTGTCTGATTCCCAATGAAACAAAGACCCCAG GTCTTATGGAGAACTTCTTGGTCATCCACCAGCTGAGGTGTAATGGTGTGCTGGAGGGCATCAGAATCTGCAGAAAGGGCTTCCCCAGCAGAATCCTCTACGGTGACTTCAAGCAGAG ATACAAAGTATTGAATGCCAGTGTCATCCCTGATGGACAGTTCATTGACAACAAGAAAGCTTCAGAGAAGCTGCTGGGCTCCATTGATGTGGACCACACTCAGTACAAGTTTGGACACACAAAG GTGTTTTTCAAAGCTGGTCTGCTGGGTACcctggaggagatgagagaTGAGAAACTGGCTTCGCTGGTCACCATGACTCAGGCTCTCTGCAGAGGATATCTCATGAGGAAGGAGTTTGTTAagatgatggagaggag GGAAGCTATCTACTCAATTCAGTACAACGTCCGTTCATTCATGAATGTTAAAAACTGGCCATGGATGAATCTCTACTTCAAGATCAAGCCTCTCCTGAAGAGTGCTGAGACTgagaaggagctgcagcagatgaaGGAGAACTATGATAAGATGAAAACAGACCTGGCTACTGCTCTGGCCAAGAAGAAGGAACTGGAGGAGAAAATGGTTTCCCTGCTGCAGGAGAAGAATGACCTGCAACTCCAAGTGGCTGCA GAAGTCGAGAACCTCTCTGATGCTGAGGAAAGATGTGAAGGGCTCATTAAGAGCAAGATCCAACTCGAGGCCAAACTCAAAGAGACAACCGAGAGactggaggatgaagaggaaatcAATGCTGAGCTGACTGCCAagaagaggaagctggaggacGAATGCTCTGAACTGAAGAAAGACATTGATGACTTGGAGCTCACTTTGGCTAAAGTGGAGAAGGAGAAACATGCCACAGAAAACAag GTGAAAAACCTGACAGAGGAGATGGCATCTCAAGATGAGTCTATTGCCAAGTTAACCAAGGAGAAGAAAGCCCTCCAAGAGAGCCACCAGCAAACACTTGATGATCTCCAGGCAGAGGAGGACAAAGTCAACACTCTGACCAAAGCCAAGACAAAGCTGGAACAGCAAGTGGACGAT CTCGAGGGgtcactggagcaagagaagaagCTCCGCATGGACCTTGAGAGGGCCAAGAGGAAGCTTGAAGGAGATCTGAAACTAGCCCAGGAATCCATCATGGATCTGGAGAATGACAAACAGCAATCTGATGAGAAAATCAAGAA GAAAGACTTTGAAATCAGCCAGCTCCTCAGCAAGATTGAGGATGAACAGTCTCTCGGTGCTCAGCTTCAGAAGAAGATCAAGGAGCTCCAG GCTCGTattgaggagctggaggaagagaTTGAGGCTGAGAGGGCTGCTCGGGCTAAGGTTGAGAAGCAGAGGGCTGACCTCTCCAGGGAGCTTGAGGAGATCAGTGAGAGGCTCGAGGAGGCTGGTGGAGCAACAGCTGCTCAGATTGAGATGAACAAGAAGCGTGAAGCTGAATTCCAGAAGTTGCGCCGGGATCTTGAAGAGTCAACCCTGCAGCATGAAGCCACTGCAGCAGCTCTCCGCAAGAAGCAGGCAGACAGTGTTGCAGAGCTGGGAGAGCAGATCGACAACCTCCAGCGTGTCAagcagaagctggagaaggagaagagcgAGTACAAGATGGAGATTGATGACCTCTCCAGCAACATGGAGGCTGTTGCTAAAGCTAAG AGCAacttggaaaaaatgtgcagaaCTGTTGAGGACCAATTGAGTGAACTAAAAGCCAAAAATGATGAGAATGTTCGCCAGCTGAACGACGTTAATGGACAGAAGGCAAGACTGCAGACAGAGAATG GTGAGTTCTCCCGCCAGCTTGAAGAAAAGGAAGCTCTTGTTTCCCAGCTGACCAGAGGTAAACAGGCCTTCACTCAGCAGATTGAGGAGCTTAAGAGACACGTTGAGGAGGAAGTCAAG GCCAAGAATGCCCTGGCCCATGCAGTTCAGTCAGCTCGCCATGACTGTGATCTGCTCAGAGAGCAgtttgaggaggagcaggaggccaAAGCTGAGCTACAGAGAGGAATGTCCAAGGCCAACAGTGAGGTGGCTCAGTGGAGAACCAAATATGAGACTGATGCTATCCAGCGcactgaggagctggaggaggccaA GAAAAAGCTTGCCCAGCGCTTGCAGGATGCTGAGGAATCCATTGAGGCTGTGAACTCCAAGTGTGCCTCTTTGGAGAAGACCAAGCAGAGGCTGCAGGGTGAGGTGGAGGACCTCATGATTGATGTTGAGAGAGCCAATGCTCTGGCTGCCAACCTTGACAAGAAGCAGAGGAACTTTGATAAG GTCCTTTCAGAATGGAAACAGAAGTATGAGGAGGGccaggcagagctggagggaGCTCAGAAGGAGGCTCGTTCTCTCAGTACTGAACTGTTCAAGATGAAGAACTCTTATGAGGAGGCTCTGGATCAACTGGAGACcatgaagagagagaacaagaacCTGCAGC AGGAGATCTCAGACCTGACTGAACAGATTGGTGAGACTGGAAAGAGTATCCATGAGTTGGAGAAAGCCAAGAAGACTGTAGAGACTGAGAAGTCTGAAATTCAGTCAGCACTGGAGGAAGCTGAG GGCACACTGGAGCATGAGGAGGCCAAAATTCTCCGTGTTCAGCTTGAGCTCAACCAGATCAAAGGTGAGGTTGACAGGAAGCTGGCAGAGAAGGATGAGGAGATGGAGCAGATCAAGAGAAACAGCCAGAGGGTGATTGACTCCATGCAGAGCACTCTTGATTCTGAGGTCAGGAGCAGGAATGATGCCCTGAGAGtcaagaagaagatggagggagaccTGAATGAGATGGAGATTCAGCTGAGCCATGCTAACAGGCAGGCTGCTGAGTCCCAGAAACAACTGAGGAATGTCCAGGGACAACTCAAG GATGCCCAACTGCACCTTGATGATGCTGTCAGAGGACAGGAAGACATGAAGGAGCAGGTTGCCATGGTGGAGCGCAGAAATGGCCTGATGGTGGCTGAGATCGAGGAGCTGAGAGCCGCTCTggatcagacagagagaggacgcAAAGTGGCTGAGCAGGAGTTGGTTGATGCTAGTGAGCGTGTTGGATTGCTTCACTCTCAA AACACTAGTCTTATGAACACCAAGAAGAAGCTTGAGGCTGACCTCGTCCAGGTTCAAGGTGAAGTGGATGATACTGTTCAGGAAGCTCGAAATGCTGAGGAGAAAGCCAAGAAGGCTATTACTGAT GCTGCCATGATGGCTGAGGAGCTTAAGAAGGAGCAGGACACCAGCTCTCACctggagaggatgaagaagaaccTGGAGGTCACAGTCAAGGACCTCCAGCACCGTCTGGATGAGGCTGAGAACCTCGCCATGAAGGGTGGCAAGAAGCAGCTCCAGAAACTGGAGTCCAGG GTACGTGAGCTGGAGGGTGAGGTTGAGGCCGAGCAGAGACGTGGAGCTGATGCTGTCAAAGGAGTCCGCAAATACGAGAGGAGAGTGAAGGAGCTGACATACCAG ACTGAGGAGGACAAGAAGAATGTGAACAGACTTCAGGATTTGGTGGACAAGCTGCAGCTTAAAGTCAAGGCCTACAAAAGACAGGCTGAGGAGGCT GAGGAGCAGGCCAACACTCACATGTCCAGGCTCAGGAAGGTTCAGCATGAGTTTGAGGAAGCTCAGGAGCGCGCTGACATCGCTGAGTCCCAGGTCAACAAGCTGAGAGCCAAGAGCCGTGACTCTGGAAag tctGATTCTGCTGAGTAA